Proteins co-encoded in one Pseudoalteromonas marina genomic window:
- a CDS encoding DUF5610 domain-containing protein, giving the protein MKIGNYGFVPSQNINKFNNKADVQQPTIASPQDSYQQRGKELAAKVLGDKMAEQLGLPVQEKKADKPLFDFEAIVKNVLDFVTGAVNKAKADGADDDKLKGMLSDARKGVQIGIDDAVDELKESGVLNDETQEGINKSKEGIFDGLDKFEDNLFNPMPASVGVTQAQYASLSNNAQYSFTTAEGDEVTISFADAFKSQSASSYQRGEGGEAFVSESSQSRELSFSMSVNGDLNDKEQEAINELMENLQNVSKTFFSGDLEQAFEEAQELSLGNEQLVAFSMDLRQTKTVAAIKGYEENKPAPEKVIADKVAPFNDDLREAFSKATELGIQNQLSGIMQWLNEDQSEIDKLVDYTKAMFENLNKLNSATKQTAEEV; this is encoded by the coding sequence ATGAAAATAGGCAACTATGGCTTTGTACCAAGCCAGAACATAAACAAATTCAACAACAAAGCTGATGTACAACAACCTACCATCGCGTCTCCGCAAGACAGCTATCAGCAACGAGGTAAAGAATTAGCTGCTAAAGTTTTAGGTGATAAAATGGCAGAGCAGCTTGGTTTGCCTGTTCAAGAAAAAAAAGCAGATAAGCCCCTTTTTGATTTTGAAGCAATTGTTAAAAATGTACTCGACTTTGTCACCGGCGCCGTTAATAAAGCAAAAGCTGATGGTGCCGATGACGATAAATTAAAAGGTATGCTAAGTGATGCCCGTAAGGGAGTGCAAATAGGTATTGATGACGCTGTTGATGAGTTAAAAGAATCCGGCGTTCTAAACGATGAAACCCAAGAGGGTATCAACAAATCAAAAGAAGGTATTTTTGATGGCCTTGATAAGTTTGAAGATAACTTGTTCAACCCAATGCCCGCTAGTGTGGGGGTAACTCAAGCACAATACGCAAGCTTAAGTAATAATGCTCAGTACAGTTTCACCACAGCAGAAGGTGATGAAGTAACAATAAGTTTTGCCGATGCGTTTAAATCTCAGTCTGCTAGTAGTTATCAGCGTGGTGAGGGAGGGGAGGCATTCGTAAGTGAATCATCACAATCGAGAGAACTTTCATTTTCAATGTCAGTTAACGGCGACCTTAATGATAAAGAGCAAGAAGCAATTAATGAGTTAATGGAAAACCTACAAAACGTAAGTAAGACCTTTTTTAGCGGCGATTTAGAGCAGGCATTTGAAGAGGCCCAAGAGCTTAGTTTAGGCAATGAACAACTTGTCGCATTTTCAATGGATTTACGCCAAACCAAAACAGTTGCTGCAATAAAGGGTTACGAAGAAAATAAACCGGCTCCAGAAAAAGTAATTGCAGATAAAGTAGCGCCTTTTAATGATGACCTCCGAGAGGCATTTTCTAAAGCAACCGAGCTAGGTATTCAAAATCAATTATCAGGTATTATGCAGTGGCTTAATGAAGATCAAAGTGAGATCGATAAACTGGTTGATTACACAA
- the trmA gene encoding tRNA (uridine(54)-C5)-methyltransferase TrmA: protein MAVIKIDTTQYQAQLSEKEQRITSQFQRFGVEQLEVFSSEPINYRQRAEFRVWHDGDDLFHIMFDQQTKEKIRVDTFDPAAPLVGEIMQVMIENLKPCEVLRRKLFQIDYLSTLSGEILVSLLYHKPLDDEWLREIKSLKAKLSEKYKIDFIGRARKQKEVLGDDFVTEQLTVNGQELIYQQVENSFTQPNAKVNISMLEWAQDLCKPLKNDLLELYCGNGNFSIALAGSFNKVLATEISKSSVHSAQYNIAKNNVDNLDIIRMSSEEFTQAMNGERTFSRLDGIDLKSYDCQTILVDPPRAGMDELTCDLVANYENIIYISCNPDTLERDLDHLTRSHNVKRFAIFDQFPYTHHIESGVFLQKK, encoded by the coding sequence ATGGCAGTTATTAAAATAGATACCACACAGTACCAAGCGCAGTTAAGTGAAAAAGAACAGCGTATAACTTCACAGTTTCAACGTTTTGGTGTGGAGCAGCTAGAAGTATTTAGCTCGGAGCCAATTAACTACCGCCAACGTGCCGAATTTAGAGTATGGCATGATGGAGACGATCTGTTTCATATAATGTTTGATCAGCAAACTAAAGAAAAAATACGCGTTGATACGTTTGACCCTGCGGCACCGCTTGTTGGTGAAATCATGCAGGTGATGATTGAAAACCTTAAACCATGCGAGGTTTTACGCCGAAAGCTATTTCAAATAGATTACCTGTCTACACTCAGTGGTGAAATTTTAGTGAGCTTGCTTTATCACAAGCCGCTTGATGATGAATGGCTACGTGAAATTAAGTCACTAAAGGCAAAACTGAGTGAAAAATATAAAATAGATTTTATTGGCCGAGCACGTAAGCAGAAAGAAGTGCTAGGTGATGACTTTGTAACAGAGCAATTAACTGTAAATGGCCAAGAACTAATTTACCAACAAGTAGAAAATAGCTTTACGCAACCTAATGCAAAAGTAAATATAAGTATGCTTGAGTGGGCACAAGATTTATGTAAACCACTTAAAAATGATTTACTAGAGCTTTACTGCGGTAATGGTAACTTTTCTATTGCGCTAGCGGGGTCTTTTAATAAAGTACTCGCAACTGAAATATCTAAATCGTCTGTTCACTCTGCTCAATATAATATTGCCAAAAACAATGTAGACAACCTAGATATTATTCGTATGTCGAGCGAAGAGTTTACTCAAGCAATGAATGGCGAACGTACTTTTTCTCGTTTAGACGGTATTGACCTAAAAAGCTATGACTGCCAAACCATATTAGTCGACCCGCCACGCGCTGGTATGGATGAGTTAACCTGTGATTTAGTGGCTAATTACGAAAACATAATTTATATATCGTGTAATCCTGACACACTGGAACGCGATTTAGATCATTTAACGCGTTCGCATAACGTTAAGCGCTTTGCGATATTTGATCAGTTCCCTTATACACATCACATAGAGTCGGGTGTGTTTTTGCAGAAAAAGTAA